A genomic segment from Gossypium hirsutum isolate 1008001.06 chromosome D04, Gossypium_hirsutum_v2.1, whole genome shotgun sequence encodes:
- the LOC107939074 gene encoding paired amphipathic helix protein Sin3-like 2 isoform X3, with translation MTSHADRGLSVDRPELDDDKDILKMQKDQRKRVEKDSRDRRTREHDDPEHDNNRDFNLQRFPDKKRLGRKIEGFASNDERETFKSMCNQGFIFCEKVKERLCSSDDHQAFLKCLNIYSYGIIKRNDLQNLVTDLLGKHPDLMNEFNQFLECCENTDGLLAGVISKKSLSGNGHTSRPVKIEEKDREQRREMEGPKEKERYREYLAKSIQELDLSNCQSCTPSYRLLPDDYPIPSASQRSALGAQVLNDHWVSVTSGSEDYSFKHMRRNQYEESLFRCEDDRFELDMLLESVSSTAKRAEDLLNSINENKINMDSPIRVQEYFTVLNLRCIERLYGDHGLDVMEILHKNPALALPVVLTRLKQKQEEWTKCRSDFNKVWAEIYSKNHYKSLDHRSFYFKQQDSKNLSVKSLVAEIKELKEKNQKEDDVLVASVAGHRQPLAPHLNYEYLDVDIHEDLYKLIEYSCEEMCSTKEQLSKVMRLWTTFVEPMSGIPPRPNGKEGTDDAGKAQNPAVNCVTSSIAESGGSPRADTTVNSTQQKAATDRDENGSPELTNSCRNGLANGETSAKEHSSHLSRDDLKKNTQPGINMLAIGALAFEAENNHSKSNTEGASASRPSSVAAGEDLEPEANADLLHTSEGGDVTKHALLVNGVPTDETNASRYLEEPAGPLKIEKEEGELSPNGDFEEDNFVAHGDNGLKAVPVAKHSVESGQYQSGKGSHCKDAGVENGADADDEDSENASEAGDDASGSESADDECSRGEHEEEEVELDEVDGKAESEGEAEGMNGMHAGGDGMSVSTSEQFLFTVKPLAKHVPAVFPEEDQNISWVFYANDDFYVLFRFHQILYERILSAKTNSTGAELKRKNSKELCSSDLYARFMSALYSLLDGSSDNMKFEDECRAIIGNQSYVLFTLDKLIYKLVKQLQAVATDEMDNKLLQLFEYEKSRKHARTMDSVYYENARVLLHEENIYRLKCSSSPSRLSIQLMDNVIEKPEAFAVSMEPNFSAFLHNDFLSVFPGKKEPHGVTLKRNKKKYANLDEFAAICMAMEGVELVNGLENKIACNSYKISYVLDTEDFFCRRRRNSPPKCGSYNTQKCHWCNRTESGD, from the exons ATGACATCCCATGCTGACAGAGGTCTCAGTGTTGATCGTCCTGAACTGGATGATGATAAAGATATCCTGAAAATGCAAAAAGACCAGAGAAAGCGTGTGGAAAAGGACAGTAGGGATCGGAGAACTCGTGAACATGATGATCCTGAGCATGACAACAACAGGGATTTTAACTTGCAGCGATTTCCTGACAAAAAGAGATTGGGAAGGAAGATTGAAGGATTTGCTTCCAATGATGAGAGAGAGACTTTTAAAA GCATGTGCAACCAAGGGTTCATATTCTGTGAGAAAGTTAAGGAGAGGCTATGCAGTTCTGATGACCACCAGGCATTCTTAAAGTGCCTTAATATTTATAGCTAtggaataataaaaagaaatgatTTGCAAAATTTG GTGACTGATTTACTTGGCAAGCATCCAGATCTTATGAATGAGTTCAACCAGTTCTTGGAGTGTTGTGAGAATACTG ACGGGCTTCTTGCTGGTGTTATTAGTAAAA AATCACTTAGTGGAAATGGACATACGTCCAGGCCAGTGAAGATAGAGGAAAAAGATAGAGAACAGAGGCGTGAAATGGAGGGGCCTAAGGAAAAGGAGAGATACAGGGAGTATCTGGCAAAATCCATACAGGAACTTGACCTTTCCAACTGCCAAAGTTGTACCCCAAGCTATCGGCTTCTGCCTGATGAT TATCCAATACCTTCGGCAAGTCAAAGATCAGCGCTTGGCGCTCAAGTGCTGAATGATCACTGGGTATCTGTGACTTCAGGAAGTGAGGATTATTCTTTTAAGCACATGCGCCGAAATCAGTATGAAGAGAGCTTATTCAGATGTGAGGATGATAG ATTTGAACTGGATATGTTGCTAGAATCTGTGAGTTCAACTGCCAAGCGTGCCGAGGACCTTCTGAACAgcattaatgaaaataaaatcaatatgGATTCTCCAATTCGTGTACAAGAATACTTTACTG TTCTAAATTTGAGGTGCATTGAGCGTTTATATGGTGACCATGGTCTTGATGTAATGGAAATATTACATAAAAACCCTGCTCTTGCATTGCCTGTCGTTTTAACTCGCCTGAAGCAGAAGCAAGAAGAGTGGACAAAGTGCCGTTCTGACTTTAACAAAGTTTGGGCtgaaatttattcaaaaaacCATTATAAATCACTTGATCATCGCAGCTTCTATTTCAAGCAGCAGGATTCAAAGAACTTGAGTGTAAAAT CTTTAGTGGCTGAAATCAAGGAGTTGAAAGAGAAGAACCAGAAAGAGGATGACGTTCTTGTGGCTAGTGTTGCTGGTCACAGACAACCCTTAGCTCCACACCTCAACTATGAATATTTGGATGTTGACATTCATGAAGACCTATATAAACTTATAGAATATTCATGTGAAGAGATGTGCTCGACTAAAGAACAGTTAAGTAAAGTAATGAGGCTCTGGACCACTTTCGTGGAGCCAATGTCGGGCATTCCTCCTCGACCTAATGGCAAAGAGGGTACTGATGATGCTGGTAAAGCTCAGAATCCTGCTGTAAACTGCGTTACGTCAAGCATTGCTGAAAGTGGTGGAAGTCCCAGAGCTGATACTACTGTTAATTCCACACAACAAAAGGCTGCCACTGACAGAGATGAGAATGGTTCACCTGAATTAACTAATTCCTGCAGAAATGGTTTGGCAAATGGGGAAACTTCAGCCAAAGAACACTCAAGTCATTTATCTAGAGATGATTTAAAGAAGAACACTCAACCTGGAATAAACATGCTGGCAATTGGAGCCCTTGCATTTGAAGCCGAAAATAATCACAGCAAAAGCAATACTGAAGGGGCTTCAG CATCTAGACCTAGCAGCGTTGCAGCTGGTGAGGATCTTGAACCTGAAGCTAATGCAGATCTTCTGCACACATCAGAG GGTGGTGATGTAACAAAACATGCTCTATTAGTTAATGGAGTGCCTACAGATGAGACTAATGCTAGTAGATATCTTGAAGAACCTGCTGGTCCCTTGAAAATTGAGAAAGAAGAAGGTGAATTATCACCTAATGGTGATTTTGAGGAGGATAATTTTGTTGCTCATGGTGATAATGGCCTAAAGGCTGTTCCAGTGGCGAAGCATAGTGTTGAAAGTGGACAGTATCAGTCTGGAAAAGGGTCACATTGTAAGGATGCTGGAGTTGAAAATGGTGCAGATGCTGATGATGAGGATAGTGAAAATGCCTCTGAGGCTGGTGATGATGCATCAGGCAGTGAGTCTGCAGATGATGAATGCTCCCGTGGAGAGCACGAAGAGGAAGAGGTTGAGCTTGATGAAGTTGATGGTAAGGCCGAGAGCGAAGGTGAAGCTGAAGGGATGAATGGTATGCATGCAGGAGGAGATGGCATGTCTGTGTCAACTTCCGAACAGTTTCTTTTTACGGTGAAGCCTCTTGCAAAACACGTACCTGCAGTTTTTCCTGAAGAAGATCAAAACATTTCTTGGGTTTTTTATGCAAATGATGATTTCTATGTTCTTTTCAGATTTCATCAA ATCCTATATGAAAGAATACtgtctgcgaaaacaaactcaaCAGGTGCTGAGTTAAAGCGGAAAAACTCAAAAGAATTGTGTTCTTCAGATTTATATGCCAG ATTTATGAGTGCACTGTACAGTCTACTTGATGGATCTTCTGACAATATGAAGTTTGAAGATGAATGTCGAGCAATAATAGGAAACCAGTCATACGTATTATTCACATTGGACAAGTTAATATATAAATTGGTTAAGCAG CTTCAAGCTGTTGCAACAGATGAGATGGATAATAAGCTTCTTCAACTGTTTGAGTATGAAAAATCCCGGAAACATGCAAGGACAATGGATTCAGTGTATTACGAAAATGCACGTGTCCTCCTTCATGAGGAGAATATTTATCGATTGAAATGC TCATCTTCTCCATCTCGATTATCTATTCAGCTGATGGACAATGTGATTGAAAAACCTGAGGCTTTTGCTGTTTCAATGGAACCTAATTTTTCAGCTTTTTTGCACAATGATTTTCTATCAGTCTTTCCTGGGAAAAAGGAACCACATGGTGTTACGCTAAAGAG AAACAAGAAAAAATATGCAAACCTAGATGAATTTGCTGCCATTTGCATGGCTATGGAAGGTGTTGAACTGGTTAATGGCTTAGAGAACAAGATAGCTTGCAATTCATACAAG ATTTCTTATGTGTTGGACACCGAAGATTTCTTCTGTCGTAGGAGAAGAAATTCGCCACCAAAATGCGGATCATATAATACTCAG AAATGCCATTGGTGCAACCGAACCGAAAGCGGAGACTAG